Genomic DNA from bacterium:
CCGAGGTCAAAGCAACACAGCCATGCGCCAAAACCACTGAGAGTGAATACGAGGCGGTCCCCGCAGTATAGGGCAAAATAACAAGATCAGATGCCAGCAAAAGGTCTGCCAAATCGTCCGGCTCTAAATAACCGGTCATTTTTACTGTCCCCGGAAAAGTATTTGCCTGCGTTTTGACTTTTTCTGCATACAGCGTATCTACTTTGGAAAAGGGTTTCCCGACAATCATCAGGGTGGTATTTTCCGGTGCTTGCTGCCAGGCTTCCAGGGCCAGCAGATGCCCTTTGGACGGAATTAAAAACCCAAAAAGCGTCACAACCTGACCGGCAAGCCCCCAGCGCGCTTTGGCCCGCAGCCCTGATGCAAACTGAGGCGCACCGGGTATCCCCTGGTCCATAACCTGAACTTTTTCCCGGGCAATTCCTTTTTTCATCAACGCCTGTGCAAACGCCTGCGTATGCACGATTACTTTTACCGCCCCTTTAAATTGTCCGGCCTCAAGATAGCGCTGCCAGCCGATCAGAGTATACACGCCCAGACGCAGCGCACGCACTGAACGCTTGATCCACCCCCCGCCGGAAAAAGGTCTGAGCCAGGTATGCACGGTCACAATGTAGGGGACTTTTATGTGGCGTATCAATTCCTTCCAATCGGCATTCCAGGGATCGCGCCCGCCGAAAAAAACATATTCATGCTGAATGTGCACCAGATCATAGCCGACACATGCCTGCCCAAGCTTGCGAAAATAATCACGCTTGTGCCGGCCGTGTTTTATTTCAATGACATCCACGGCAGCTTGCGGCTTGAGTGCCGCCACCAAACCTTTGGCATAATCCGCAATACCGCAAGGTTCACTCCAGGTTGTAAGCATGGCAATTTTCATGCT
This window encodes:
- a CDS encoding glycosyltransferase; translation: MKIAMLTTWSEPCGIADYAKGLVAALKPQAAVDVIEIKHGRHKRDYFRKLGQACVGYDLVHIQHEYVFFGGRDPWNADWKELIRHIKVPYIVTVHTWLRPFSGGGWIKRSVRALRLGVYTLIGWQRYLEAGQFKGAVKVIVHTQAFAQALMKKGIAREKVQVMDQGIPGAPQFASGLRAKARWGLAGQVVTLFGFLIPSKGHLLALEAWQQAPENTTLMIVGKPFSKVDTLYAEKVKTQANTFPGTVKMTGYLEPDDLADLLLASDLVILPYTAGTASYSLSVVLAHGCVALTSDIECFQELSRNTAMLETFPNRNAAALATQLKGLLQDSVRRQKLRENAANWVQAHQWEMIASLLIHVYTEVMQTLQSDDHV